In one Niallia taxi genomic region, the following are encoded:
- a CDS encoding peptidoglycan-binding protein — MDFTPTYHERNLENIAQLGDNTKDKAIEWYQYLIENKIDILIYETIRSEATQKANFAKGASQTMKSYHIVGQALDFVPVDGKTTLWNGYGSAEAKKAISYAKKLGFEWGGDWSSFVDKPHLEYAYKGYGTDTFKTKGNKITLVTKKATTVKTETKTETKKTTYTLPTGTYKKGSKGTAVKQIQEALNKLYFKCGTADGIWGAKTEDALRRFQSVHCNPVDGIYGKNTRAAMLKQLNK, encoded by the coding sequence ATGGATTTCACACCTACATATCATGAAAGAAACTTGGAGAACATTGCCCAACTTGGAGACAACACAAAGGATAAAGCCATTGAATGGTATCAATACCTTATTGAAAATAAGATTGACATATTGATCTATGAAACTATTCGTTCTGAAGCAACTCAGAAAGCAAATTTTGCTAAAGGTGCTTCTCAAACAATGAAGTCTTATCATATTGTTGGTCAAGCTTTAGATTTCGTACCTGTGGACGGTAAAACAACATTATGGAATGGTTATGGTTCTGCAGAAGCTAAGAAGGCAATTTCATACGCTAAGAAGCTTGGTTTTGAATGGGGTGGAGATTGGTCTAGTTTTGTTGATAAACCACATCTGGAGTATGCTTATAAAGGTTATGGAACTGATACTTTCAAAACTAAAGGTAATAAAATTACCCTAGTTACTAAGAAAGCTACAACAGTAAAGACTGAGACAAAAACAGAAACAAAAAAGACTACGTATACATTACCAACTGGTACATACAAAAAAGGAAGCAAAGGAACAGCAGTTAAACAAATCCAGGAAGCATTGAACAAACTCTACTTCAAATGTGGGACTGCTGATGGTATCTGGGGTGCTAAGACTGAGGATGCTTTGAGGCGATTCCAAAGTGTTCATTGTAACCCTGTTGATGGGATTTACGGTAAGAATACTCGTGCTGCAATGTTAAAACAATTGAATAAGTAA
- a CDS encoding CcdC family protein, whose amino-acid sequence MASVIISSIIAVFMGTLLMVVRMKSAKKPVSAKKIILPPVMMSTGALMFIFPVFAVTKTEILESCIIGMLFSILLIKTSSFEIKENDIYLKRSKAFVFILFGLLAVRIVAKIILSSSIDVGALSGMFWILAFSMIVPWRIAMLLNYKKLAAQLKTS is encoded by the coding sequence ATGGCATCAGTCATTATTTCATCAATTATAGCTGTGTTTATGGGGACATTACTAATGGTTGTCCGGATGAAGTCAGCCAAAAAACCAGTATCAGCAAAAAAAATCATTTTGCCGCCAGTCATGATGAGCACTGGGGCACTCATGTTTATATTCCCAGTATTTGCAGTTACGAAAACGGAAATATTAGAATCCTGCATTATTGGAATGCTGTTCTCCATCTTGCTGATTAAAACATCAAGCTTTGAGATAAAAGAGAATGATATTTATTTAAAACGATCAAAAGCGTTTGTTTTTATTTTATTTGGATTACTTGCTGTACGCATCGTTGCTAAAATAATATTAAGCAGCTCCATTGATGTCGGTGCACTAAGCGGTATGTTCTGGATACTTGCCTTTTCCATGATCGTACCATGGAGAATAGCAATGCTGCTTAATTATAAAAAACTAGCTGCACAATTAAAAACAAGCTAA
- a CDS encoding isochorismatase family protein — MNQALLIIDAQQELIDGSFVEKGVPEKDLLINNINTVINKAIDANALIIFIRDMDTAGGQGPGFQIHTDINLPVDFLLFDKKATNPFYDTPLLHSLNENKVEHIIMMGCKTEHCVDTAVRTATVNHFDVTLVGDGHSTSDSAILTAEQIILHHNETLHGHYNVDNFSLVRYTHEDVFNPTHNNYR; from the coding sequence TTGAACCAAGCATTACTTATTATTGATGCCCAACAAGAATTAATAGACGGATCTTTTGTAGAGAAAGGTGTACCGGAAAAAGATTTACTTATCAATAATATTAATACGGTGATAAACAAGGCTATTGATGCGAATGCATTAATTATTTTTATTAGAGACATGGATACTGCAGGTGGACAAGGACCAGGTTTTCAAATACATACAGATATTAATTTACCTGTCGACTTCCTGCTTTTTGATAAAAAAGCAACAAACCCTTTTTATGACACTCCGTTACTGCACTCTTTAAATGAAAACAAGGTGGAGCATATTATAATGATGGGCTGTAAGACAGAACATTGTGTGGATACGGCTGTAAGAACAGCAACGGTAAATCACTTTGATGTAACGCTAGTTGGTGACGGACATTCTACATCAGATTCAGCAATTCTGACGGCTGAGCAAATAATTCTCCATCATAACGAAACATTGCATGGTCATTACAACGTCGATAACTTCTCATTAGTGAGATATACACATGAGGATGTGTTTAACCCGACACATAATAATTATAGGTAG
- a CDS encoding helix-turn-helix transcriptional regulator, which produces MFKNRIGYWADKKGVKHKFLANECSVTIQTFSRWVNNKNQPDLRQSFIIARILNISLDKLGEIETNEDEE; this is translated from the coding sequence ATGTTTAAAAATAGAATAGGATATTGGGCTGATAAAAAAGGAGTTAAACATAAATTTTTGGCGAATGAGTGTTCAGTAACAATACAGACATTTTCACGGTGGGTTAATAATAAAAATCAACCTGATTTGAGACAATCCTTTATTATCGCTCGTATATTAAATATCTCATTAGATAAATTGGGGGAAATTGAAACTAATGAAGATGAAGAATAA
- a CDS encoding FtsK/SpoIIIE domain-containing protein produces the protein MLFEILTSSIMLCLAGAGHYYKTNSINETKKILLIADRVGLYKDDEKLRIYRRTRNKEFNYTEYVFKVPYGLGFEDFQKAYSVFKDGLNNKSKRQIELQRFKGLKFDKTLSKQIKDILDYRMDLKKELEMEYDGMLRMRVFDHGIADRVDYDKSILKRVKNWEVPIGFTHKEFIKHDFEKMPILLVAGMTRYGKTVFLKNVVTTLIHNEPDNLSLSLVDLKGGLSFARYRNCKQVKSLAKNANETLETLEALEKELIRRQELFLRNGWEDIKEANWKERHVVIVDEGAEITGFDSVQRDRAQYLVGEIARIGAGLGFRLIFCTQYPLASVFPSQVKANTSAALCFKLKTATQSGVVLDKNGAEDLPVGIPGRGIYQSDQERIVQSPYIDNSFIDTIIKPHITINFKSRSEIIDESKTTGEDESTGKYITIFEDAGLSN, from the coding sequence ATGTTATTCGAGATATTAACATCAAGTATCATGCTGTGTTTAGCCGGTGCAGGTCATTATTACAAAACAAATTCGATTAATGAAACTAAAAAGATTTTATTGATTGCTGATCGAGTAGGATTGTACAAAGATGATGAAAAACTTAGGATTTACAGACGAACTAGAAATAAAGAGTTCAATTACACTGAGTATGTTTTCAAAGTTCCATATGGTTTAGGATTTGAGGATTTCCAAAAGGCTTATAGTGTGTTTAAGGATGGACTTAATAATAAAAGCAAAAGACAAATTGAATTACAAAGATTCAAGGGACTTAAATTTGATAAGACTTTGTCCAAACAAATAAAGGACATTTTGGATTATAGAATGGATTTAAAAAAAGAATTGGAAATGGAATATGACGGAATGTTACGCATGAGAGTGTTTGACCACGGAATAGCGGATAGAGTTGATTACGATAAATCCATATTAAAAAGGGTGAAGAATTGGGAAGTACCTATAGGATTTACACATAAGGAATTCATTAAACACGATTTTGAAAAGATGCCAATATTACTTGTTGCCGGAATGACACGCTATGGAAAGACAGTATTTCTAAAGAATGTAGTAACAACTTTAATTCATAATGAACCAGATAATTTAAGCCTAAGTTTAGTGGATTTAAAAGGCGGGTTGTCCTTTGCGAGATATAGAAATTGCAAACAAGTCAAATCCTTAGCTAAAAATGCAAATGAAACATTAGAAACTCTTGAAGCATTGGAAAAGGAATTGATAAGACGACAGGAGTTATTTTTAAGAAATGGTTGGGAAGACATTAAAGAAGCAAACTGGAAAGAGCGCCATGTGGTAATAGTTGATGAAGGAGCTGAAATAACAGGATTTGATTCTGTTCAAAGAGACAGAGCACAGTATCTGGTTGGAGAAATCGCAAGAATAGGTGCAGGACTTGGATTCCGTTTAATATTTTGCACACAGTATCCTTTAGCATCGGTCTTTCCTAGTCAAGTTAAGGCAAATACCAGTGCCGCATTATGTTTTAAATTAAAAACGGCAACTCAAAGTGGAGTTGTATTAGATAAGAATGGTGCTGAAGATTTACCTGTTGGTATACCAGGTAGGGGAATTTATCAATCTGACCAAGAAAGGATTGTACAGTCACCATATATAGACAATTCATTCATTGACACCATAATAAAGCCACATATTACGATTAACTTCAAATCAAGGAGTGAAATCATAGATGAATCAAAAACAACTGGAGAAGATGAATCGACAGGAAAGTATATTACGATCTTTGAAGATGCTGGACTTTCTAACTAG
- a CDS encoding cytochrome c biogenesis protein CcdA, which translates to MSDINLFISLGAGFLSFLSPCCLPLYPAFLSYITGMSVDSIKNNAVLRHKNSLLHTVFFLLGFSTIFFALAFSTSLIGTLFGEYMEFLRKAGSIIIILFGLIILEIIRPKFLMKERRFSFRERPAGFFGSFLIGISFAAGWTPCSGPIIGAVLYLASTNPASSILYMSAYILGFAIPFLLLSFFIGSTPLIRRYSRSFMRIGGVFMIIMGIILYFNGLNVIIRVLSPIFGGFRGF; encoded by the coding sequence ATGAGTGATATAAATTTGTTCATATCATTAGGGGCGGGGTTTTTAAGCTTTCTTTCGCCATGCTGTCTGCCGCTATATCCGGCATTTCTCTCCTATATAACAGGAATGTCTGTTGACAGTATAAAAAATAATGCTGTTTTGCGTCATAAAAATAGCCTTTTGCATACAGTCTTTTTCTTATTAGGATTTTCTACGATATTTTTTGCATTGGCATTCAGTACCTCGTTAATAGGGACGCTTTTTGGAGAGTATATGGAATTTTTAAGGAAAGCAGGCTCTATTATTATTATCCTTTTTGGTCTTATAATTTTAGAGATTATTCGTCCGAAATTTTTAATGAAGGAACGGAGATTCTCCTTTAGGGAAAGACCTGCAGGTTTTTTCGGTTCTTTTTTAATTGGGATTAGTTTTGCTGCTGGCTGGACACCATGCTCCGGACCAATAATAGGAGCAGTTTTATATTTAGCAAGCACAAATCCTGCATCTAGTATTCTCTATATGTCGGCATATATTTTAGGATTTGCCATCCCATTTCTGCTGCTATCCTTCTTCATTGGCAGCACTCCACTAATTAGACGATACAGCAGGTCGTTTATGAGAATTGGAGGAGTTTTTATGATAATAATGGGAATTATTTTGTATTTTAATGGGCTAAATGTCATAATTCGAGTGCTTTCGCCAATCTTTGGCGGCTTCCGAGGCTTTTAA
- a CDS encoding response regulator, giving the protein MARILIVDDAKFMRLTLFNILSKANHEVVGEGENGLEAIRLYRELDPDLVTMDITMPEMSGLEAVKEIKKEFPNAKVVMCSAMGQQKMVVEAIEAGAKDFIVKPFDENRVLEAINRVLS; this is encoded by the coding sequence ATGGCAAGAATATTAATTGTAGACGATGCAAAATTTATGAGATTAACACTCTTTAACATACTAAGCAAAGCAAACCATGAAGTGGTTGGAGAGGGAGAAAACGGGCTAGAGGCAATTCGTCTGTATAGAGAATTAGACCCGGATCTTGTCACAATGGACATTACTATGCCAGAAATGAGCGGACTCGAAGCAGTTAAGGAAATTAAAAAGGAATTTCCAAATGCCAAAGTCGTCATGTGTTCAGCGATGGGACAGCAAAAAATGGTAGTCGAAGCAATTGAAGCAGGCGCTAAAGATTTTATTGTAAAACCATTTGATGAAAACAGGGTATTAGAAGCTATTAATAGAGTATTGAGCTAA
- a CDS encoding helix-turn-helix transcriptional regulator, whose amino-acid sequence MKENTPRKKELLSVKEIKEITGLGREKAYELMYSGEFTVYKFGNKFMALEKDFYAWLFNEKKKTSRYLFKTKGLK is encoded by the coding sequence ATGAAAGAGAATACACCCAGAAAAAAAGAGTTACTATCTGTAAAAGAAATTAAGGAAATTACAGGACTAGGAAGAGAAAAAGCATATGAACTAATGTATTCAGGCGAATTCACAGTTTATAAATTTGGAAATAAGTTTATGGCTTTAGAAAAGGATTTTTATGCGTGGTTATTTAATGAGAAAAAGAAGACAAGTAGGTATTTATTTAAAACAAAGGGACTCAAGTAG
- a CDS encoding TrbC/VirB2 family protein codes for MQAIAFNEFMSGSYKEKKENLFPKTEKRKVLKIMKRVGTSIVIPLFMAKPAFAASPSTEAIPVGAGEWMGEQTISALAHILDPILDVLVALSFPVASVIIVGSCFYFMFDKADKAWSQITRAGLGYVLIQVSPLILNVLKEIGNVI; via the coding sequence ATGCAAGCTATCGCATTTAATGAGTTCATGAGTGGAAGTTATAAGGAGAAGAAAGAAAACTTATTTCCAAAAACGGAAAAAAGAAAAGTTTTAAAGATAATGAAACGTGTAGGGACATCAATAGTAATACCGTTATTTATGGCTAAACCTGCATTCGCTGCGTCACCTTCAACCGAAGCAATACCCGTAGGAGCAGGTGAATGGATGGGCGAACAAACAATATCCGCATTAGCTCATATTTTAGATCCCATTTTAGATGTACTTGTTGCATTGTCCTTTCCAGTTGCTTCAGTAATAATAGTAGGTTCTTGTTTTTACTTCATGTTTGATAAGGCTGATAAGGCTTGGTCTCAGATTACAAGGGCTGGATTAGGGTATGTGTTGATTCAGGTTAGTCCATTGATATTGAATGTATTGAAGGAAATTGGTAATGTAATATAA
- a CDS encoding aspartyl-phosphate phosphatase Spo0E family protein: MSNQQLIFLIEKKRETLLEVAKLHGFASPIVIKCSQELDVLINKLMEDSPKQKETAN, from the coding sequence ATGTCAAATCAACAGTTGATTTTTTTAATAGAAAAAAAAAGAGAAACCTTATTAGAAGTCGCAAAATTACATGGTTTTGCTTCTCCAATTGTGATAAAGTGCAGTCAAGAACTTGACGTACTAATAAATAAACTAATGGAGGATTCCCCTAAACAAAAGGAAACCGCCAATTAA
- a CDS encoding Ig-like domain-containing protein encodes MGESPRFKLMSFIFGLVCFFIFLQPNSSNAAPDVNAPLVSDVEIELPDKEVLDNGDWIHVRANVTDDISGVDTINARFKGPLESSFNIKLQAVYDKDEQIAYYEGGYSLSTYDPRGKWYFVSLSAMDRVDNQKIYTKDELGITNNVSFDYGYKNVESNKGYTTSVTPIFNGNALLNGYEFESGETITEEGQYILKIYEPSGSRINVTFSIDRTAPTFSGVVNNGVYNKDVTISFSEDRASLSFYRYGEYVLAEYRLPQNYNLKAEGKYHLVVEDEAGNATDAYFIIDKTAPSITSSLSTSKPTNKDITISVTSKDEENGFSSFPFKTGVDYVLLPNGKQVKGDKASYKVTKNGSYTFKVTDKAGNIKSKTVKVTNIDKTAPKVESSVSTTKATNKDVEVKITSSDSSNIENITLPNKKTVKSSSTKYKVSKNGSYTFKVKDKAGNVTSKTVKVSNIDKSAPGKASVNKVTSKSKSVTGKAEKNTTVYVYKGSKQLGKATVNSKGAYTVKIAAQKKNTKLSVYVQDKAGNKGKAVSVTVK; translated from the coding sequence ATGGGAGAATCACCAAGGTTTAAATTAATGAGTTTTATTTTTGGTTTAGTATGTTTTTTTATATTCTTACAACCAAATAGCTCAAATGCAGCTCCAGATGTCAATGCACCACTAGTTAGTGATGTTGAAATTGAATTACCTGATAAGGAAGTTCTTGATAATGGTGATTGGATACATGTGAGAGCAAATGTCACTGATGATATATCAGGAGTAGATACCATAAATGCTCGTTTCAAGGGTCCCTTAGAAAGTTCTTTCAACATTAAATTGCAAGCTGTGTATGATAAAGACGAACAAATTGCATATTACGAAGGCGGTTATTCTTTAAGTACTTATGATCCAAGAGGAAAATGGTATTTCGTTAGTTTGTCTGCTATGGATAGAGTGGATAATCAAAAAATTTATACGAAAGATGAGCTTGGAATAACAAATAACGTATCGTTTGATTATGGATATAAGAACGTTGAAAGCAACAAAGGATATACTACCAGCGTAACTCCTATTTTTAATGGTAATGCTTTACTAAATGGTTATGAATTTGAAAGTGGAGAAACAATAACTGAAGAAGGTCAATATATACTTAAAATTTATGAACCTAGTGGTAGTAGGATAAACGTTACCTTTTCTATTGATAGAACTGCCCCAACTTTTAGTGGTGTAGTCAATAATGGAGTATACAACAAAGATGTAACTATTAGTTTTAGCGAAGATAGAGCTTCGCTTTCATTTTACAGATACGGTGAATATGTATTGGCTGAATATAGATTACCTCAAAATTATAATTTGAAAGCAGAGGGTAAATACCATTTAGTAGTTGAAGATGAAGCAGGAAATGCGACTGATGCTTATTTTATCATTGATAAAACAGCTCCATCAATAACTAGTAGCCTTTCTACAAGTAAACCAACAAACAAAGATATCACTATTTCTGTTACAAGTAAAGATGAAGAAAATGGGTTTTCATCTTTCCCTTTTAAAACAGGTGTTGATTATGTTTTATTACCAAATGGTAAACAGGTAAAAGGCGACAAAGCAAGCTATAAAGTAACAAAAAATGGTTCATATACCTTTAAGGTTACTGATAAAGCAGGAAATATTAAATCAAAAACAGTTAAGGTAACTAATATTGATAAGACTGCTCCTAAAGTGGAAAGTTCAGTATCTACTACTAAAGCAACCAATAAAGATGTTGAAGTCAAAATAACTAGTAGTGATTCCTCCAATATAGAAAATATTACATTACCTAATAAGAAAACTGTTAAAAGCTCCAGTACAAAGTACAAGGTATCTAAAAATGGATCATATACATTCAAAGTAAAAGATAAAGCTGGTAACGTGACATCCAAGACTGTCAAAGTTTCAAATATAGATAAGTCTGCTCCTGGTAAAGCTTCAGTAAACAAAGTTACAAGTAAGTCTAAATCTGTGACAGGTAAAGCTGAGAAGAACACAACTGTTTATGTATACAAAGGATCAAAACAATTAGGCAAAGCTACAGTAAATAGCAAAGGTGCTTATACTGTTAAAATAGCTGCACAAAAGAAAAACACAAAGTTATCTGTCTATGTACAGGATAAAGCAGGTAACAAAGGTAAAGCTGTTTCAGTAACAGTTAAATAG
- a CDS encoding restriction endonuclease has protein sequence MKKVEYTSYSSYLTTLKNEKCKICSKYIFYIEGEKEISKIDQMSGIEFEIFLQTLFMNLGYQVVRTNSSGDQGADLIINKNGKRIAVQAKRYKNKKVGNKAVQEVLSGKYYYNCDEAWVVTNSNFTDSAYNLSIKTNVELISRLNLMELMLKSADK, from the coding sequence ATGAAGAAAGTAGAGTATACATCATATAGTTCATATTTAACTACTTTAAAAAATGAAAAATGTAAAATTTGTAGTAAGTATATATTTTATATAGAAGGTGAAAAAGAGATTTCGAAAATAGATCAAATGAGCGGTATTGAATTTGAGATTTTTTTACAAACTTTATTTATGAATTTAGGTTACCAAGTTGTGAGGACTAATTCTAGTGGCGATCAAGGGGCTGACCTAATTATAAATAAAAATGGAAAAAGGATAGCCGTCCAAGCAAAGAGGTATAAAAATAAAAAAGTAGGGAATAAAGCTGTTCAGGAAGTACTTTCTGGTAAGTATTATTATAATTGTGATGAAGCGTGGGTAGTAACTAATTCGAACTTTACTGATAGCGCATATAATTTATCTATAAAAACTAATGTAGAATTAATTAGTCGATTAAATTTAATGGAGTTAATGTTAAAAAGTGCAGATAAATAA
- a CDS encoding replication-relaxation family protein: protein MNQKQLEKMNRQESILRSLKMLDFLTRSQIQRIHDLKSDRNAQRVLKQMEEYLNVIKDGEYIYYLNAKGRELVDCNKVRKRTGNVQHYIMRNHLYIAFRCPKTWLNERRIISKSVSGKEEIKCVADAVFMKGDAHCIVEVDNTQTMKRNEKKIEKYRILRQRNSFGMMAPHFIWITTTEHRRKELIELHKGLNIQVFTVADFI from the coding sequence ATGAATCAAAAACAACTGGAGAAGATGAATCGACAGGAAAGTATATTACGATCTTTGAAGATGCTGGACTTTCTAACTAGGAGTCAGATTCAGAGAATACATGATTTAAAGAGTGACAGGAATGCTCAACGAGTACTAAAGCAGATGGAAGAGTACTTAAATGTTATCAAGGATGGAGAATACATTTATTACTTAAATGCAAAGGGCAGGGAATTAGTTGACTGTAATAAGGTGAGAAAGCGTACAGGTAACGTTCAGCATTATATCATGAGGAATCATTTGTATATTGCTTTCAGATGCCCTAAAACATGGCTGAATGAACGAAGAATAATTAGTAAAAGTGTATCTGGTAAGGAAGAAATTAAATGTGTTGCAGATGCTGTTTTCATGAAAGGTGATGCTCATTGTATTGTAGAAGTTGATAATACTCAGACAATGAAACGGAATGAAAAGAAAATTGAAAAGTATCGGATATTAAGACAGCGTAATTCTTTTGGAATGATGGCTCCACACTTCATATGGATTACCACTACAGAACATAGAAGGAAAGAATTGATTGAACTTCACAAAGGTTTAAATATACAGGTGTTTACTGTTGCTGATTTTATTTGA
- a CDS encoding PH domain-containing protein yields the protein MKFCPECGTKAEGMKFCPECGYKLGEVAAAIETTTAPVELNKEETLLLTFQTHMFGMENKKGMLGKFEISIPQYNYELTTERLLINKVGVISTKKDEIELYKIKDVTVKQGMKEKLGGFGDIEIQSSDTSHPTYTIKRIKDPNNVKETIRCAVREIKNKMNISYKEEI from the coding sequence ATGAAATTTTGTCCAGAATGTGGCACAAAAGCAGAAGGAATGAAGTTTTGCCCTGAGTGCGGTTATAAATTAGGGGAAGTTGCAGCAGCTATAGAAACAACAACTGCGCCAGTTGAGCTAAATAAAGAAGAAACTTTATTATTAACATTTCAAACGCATATGTTCGGAATGGAAAATAAAAAAGGTATGTTAGGAAAGTTTGAAATATCTATTCCTCAGTATAATTATGAGCTTACTACAGAGCGTTTGTTGATAAATAAAGTAGGAGTAATCTCCACAAAAAAAGATGAAATTGAACTGTACAAGATTAAAGATGTAACAGTGAAACAAGGTATGAAAGAGAAGCTTGGAGGTTTTGGAGATATTGAAATACAAAGTTCCGATACTTCACATCCTACCTACACAATCAAGCGAATTAAAGATCCCAACAACGTGAAAGAAACAATTCGCTGTGCTGTTAGAGAAATTAAGAATAAGATGAACATTAGCTATAAAGAAGAAATTTAA